Proteins encoded together in one Rhodospirillaceae bacterium window:
- a CDS encoding DUF1799 domain-containing protein gives MMGVAEEEIEAMEAAEADNSLIEIWPENLDSLRLFLGVMTQWRRDTSSGLPTGLDYAGVQAGLKMMRRHVSKRAFEDLQVLESAYVAETRKVAKADQDRQAEIARMGGAR, from the coding sequence ATGATGGGTGTGGCGGAAGAAGAGATCGAGGCGATGGAAGCCGCCGAAGCGGACAACTCCTTGATCGAGATCTGGCCGGAGAACTTGGACAGCCTCCGGCTCTTCCTCGGCGTCATGACGCAATGGCGCCGGGATACCTCCAGCGGATTACCGACCGGCCTCGATTATGCCGGCGTTCAAGCGGGCCTCAAAATGATGCGACGGCATGTTTCAAAGCGGGCGTTCGAGGATCTTCAGGTCCTCGAATCCGCCTATGTCGCCGAAACCCGCAAGGTGGCGAAAGCCGACCAGGACCGCCAGGCAGAGATCGCTAGAATGGGTGGGGCGCGCTGA